In Ureibacillus thermophilus, the genomic stretch ATCGCCTTTATCCCCTACTTCCCATTAGCTTCGGGGCTGCTTACAGGGAAATACACAAAGGACACGGAAATTCCCGAATACCGGAAAAATTCGCAGTTCTTCCAAAAAGAGGTTTACGATCAAATCGTGGAAAAAGTGGAACGGCTGCGCCCAATCGCCCAATCGAAAAATGTGGAAGTGGCCAATATCGTCCTTGCCTGGTATTTGGCACAGGAAGCCGTGACGGCCATTATTCCAGGGGCAAAGCGGGCTGAGCAGGTGTTGAACAATTTAAAAACAGCCGATGTGTCTTTGAGCAAAGAGGAAATTCAAGCAATTGATGAGTTGTTTAAATTGGATTAAGTCGTTCCTAACCGAGCGGAAGAAGAAAGCGATATGTTTTCCCTCCGCTCTCTTTTTTTGTGCGGGATTTCCGCCAATCTTGGCTAGATATCCGTCAAATATGTGAACATATCCGCCAATCGAAAAATTTAGGATTGTCCGAAGTGGGATATCCGCCAATCTTACGCATTTATTCGCCACTTTCATAAGAAAATCCGCCAATATCGCAAATATATCCGCCATCCGAATTATTTAGGTTTCTCCACAGCGGGATATCCGCCAATCTTGCACATTTATTCGCCATTTTCATAAAATAATCCGCCAATATCCCAAATATATCCGCCATCCGAATTATTTAGGTTTCTCCACAGCGAGATATCCGCCAATCTTGCGCATTTATTCGCCATTTTCATAAAATAATCCGCCAATATCACAAACATTTCCGCCAATCAAAAACTCCGTAAACCCCAACTATAAAAAAGGCAACTTTTCAAAATCGAGTAGGAGGGAGCGATTAACTCCCGTCCTCTCACATCACCGTACGTACGGTTCCGTATACGGCGGTTCAATTAAGATCATTGACGCAAGTTTTCATAACGAGCTTCAAGACTTTTCAGCCCTTGGTTTCTCCAANNNNNNNNNNNNNNNNNNNNNNNNNNNNNNNNNNNNNNNNNNNNNNNNNNNNNNNNNNNNNNNNNNNNNNNNNNNNNNNNNNNNNNNNNNNNNNNNNNNNGAAAGTGGAAAATGAAATGGGCATTGCCTTAATGGCCGTGAATTTACGAAAATACACGGCCAACAAAGATCAACTAACCAAAAACAATGGGGATAAATGATCGAGTAGGAGGGAGCGATTAACTCCCGTCCTCTCACACCACCGTACGTACGGTTCCGTATACGGCGGTTCAATTAAGATCATTGACGCAAGTTTTCATGTCACCACGGACACCCTTGCTCTTGGCTAACCTCTACTTCTGTCTTCGGGGTTCGGGACTTACACCCTATAGTTCATGTACATGCCGGGCGCACGAAAAAAGGAGAATTTGAGTTGGCTCAAATTCTCCTTTTTCCTATCTAGAAGCTAGTTTTGTCCCAGCCTCTTTTTTGATATGCTATTAAAAATTGATTTCCGTTCCAGCACAGTAGAAAGCGTCCCCTTCACTCCAATCAATTTTTAGTTATATCAATTTTTTATCAACACTCTTTCAGCTACCCCTATAATTTTTGGTTTATGTCCCAGCCTCTCTATCATTCCCGCAAAACTTGCATTACTCGGCTGACACTGTCACTACCACTTTAAATAAATCGCCATCCACACTAACTTCTAACTTCCCTTGATGCAGCTCTGCAATGGATTGGGCGATGGCTAGGCCTAAACCAGAACCTTCCGTATGTCTCGACTCATCTGCCCGCTTAAATCGTTCTGTTAATTCCTCAACATTATCGCCTAATTCATAATTCGCTATATTTTTTACTGAAAATTCAGCAGTAGGACCCACCTTTTTCAACGTCACATAAACTCTAGTGCCGCTCAGCGAATATTTCAAAGCATTGATAAGTAAATTATCAATCACCCGCCACCATTTTTGCCCGTCTACATAAGCGTAAATCGGATGATTAGGCAGGGCCACACGCAACTCTAAATTCGCTTTTTCAAAATCTTCTTTATGTTCGCCGATCGCCTGTTGCAACAATTGCGTTAAATTGATTCGCTCTTTTTTCAACTCCACATTTCCGCTCGACATTTTCGATACTTCAAACAAATCTTCAATCAGCGTTTTCAATCGTTGAGATTTATTTTCTAAAATCTCAATATACCGTTTCCGCTCTTCTTCGGTGATTTCCGGATTTTTCAATAAATCCGTGTAAGTAATAATGGAAGTTAGCGGCGTCCGCAAATCATGGCTCACATTTGTAATTAATTCCGTTTTCAAACGCTCGCTTTTTGCTTGTTCTGTTAAAGATTTCCGGATTCCTTCCTGCAATTCATTTAAGTTTTGAGCGTGTTTGGCTAGCGGCGATTTCCCTTTCACCTTTACCTCCGTCGTCAAACGTCCTTCAGCCATCTCTTTCGTTTGCTTCAAAATACGATTTAAATACCCTGCATTACTTAAAAAGATTATTATGGCTGGTAACGCAATAAAGATAAATAAAGGAGCATAGACGCTTACTGCTAAAGAAGGATATACGAAAATGACCGCTAAACCGAAACCAGCACAAAAAACGACAGTTAAAATAAATAAAGCTTGAAATCCAATCGAACGGTTTAAAAACAAATCTCGCAGCCCATCCGATAACCGATACAGAAAAGCATTTTTCCATTCTTCTTTCAATGTTTCGGTATGCTTCAATAATTCCCATAACCATATTGCCCCTAAAATGCTAATGGAGGCAAAAATGAA encodes the following:
- a CDS encoding HAMP domain-containing sensor histidine kinase; the protein is MFLLFHFGAQFIGKSYFDSDGFKGNLERFKEDIGFFVLEPFDAEEAKKQITVSQEEIEFHRNYYGSLTEQVENIKYQYQDRIEQAANDPELQKMLIAERDQKIEDIKKNFSDNEHVAKKVRKQKEELVDKYAASKKEEEKIFFDEFKYFAYELRNVETGEIFRSGDVDAEAVFTENFGSKDGYLVVNSSRTIHLDYYNDTLMSHEIPVTGKLSRFEGKITIPKSMMNKAYFKKDYRAFMLSKISLYSIWATALLAIVALLTFAKPSLNHFLSNSRLKETFLKLPVDVRFAVTLFSALIAYKFILDIGYLIVYNTYYSQNEYWIRYIFDLAYHFAFFFIFASISILGAIWLWELLKHTETLKEEWKNAFLYRLSDGLRDLFLNRSIGFQALFILTVVFCAGFGLAVIFVYPSLAVSVYAPLFIFIALPAIIIFLSNAGYLNRILKQTKEMAEGRLTTEVKVKGKSPLAKHAQNLNELQEGIRKSLTEQAKSERLKTELITNVSHDLRTPLTSIITYTDLLKNPEITEEERKRYIEILENKSQRLKTLIEDLFEVSKMSSGNVELKKERINLTQLLQQAIGEHKEDFEKANLELRVALPNHPIYAYVDGQKWWRVIDNLLINALKYSLSGTRVYVTLKKVGPTAEFSVKNIANYELGDNVEELTERFKRADESRHTEGSGLGLAIAQSIAELHQGKLEVSVDGDLFKVVVTVSAE